The DNA window CTCATAAATCAGCCCCAAATTGAAAAACACATTGTCCACAAGCTGTGATTTTGGATATTTTTCAATTAAAACAAGATATGCGTCACGGGCTTCTTTTAATTTGCCGGTGCTTTGCAGAGTAACCCCTATTTTATATTGTGATTCTGAAGAAAACTCGGATTCAGGATAGTCCGTTACAATTTTTCCAAAAATTTTAAGCGCGTTTGACAATTGGTTTATCGAATAATAACTGTTTCCTATCCAGAACATGGCGTTCACTTTCAGGTTATGTTCAGGAAAATTTTCTAAAATAGACTCCCACATTTCAATTGCTTTCTGATATTTTTTCTGATTATAAAAATATTCTCCAAGCTTAAACTTTATTTCAGGAAGAAACTGGCTCCTGGGATATTTTTTTGCGAAGCTGTCCGCTAAATTAATCATTTTCCCCGTCTGCTCAAGCTGGTAATAGACCCATATTTGCGCGTATAAGGCGTCATCGGCAAAATCGCTTTCAGGGTAGGCCGCCACAACTTTATTATAAGATTCCAGCGCCTTTTTATAATCTTTGAGGTTATAAAAACAGTCTCCGATACGGTAATACGCCTCAGGCACAAAACTGCTTTTTGGATACCTTTTTATCAATACCTGCCACTCGTTAACGGCCTGCAGGTATATTTCCTTCCGGAAATAACCCCACCCGATCCAGAATTGGGAGTTTTCTTTCCATGGTTCATTATTTATTCTGCGCCATATATTAATGGCGTCCGTGAACCTATCCTGGATGAAAGAAACGGTCCCAAGCTGGTATAACGCTTTATCTTTCAGAACAGACTTCGGGAATTCCTTAATTATCTGTTCATAAAATTGGACCGCCTTAGCGAAATTCTTTTCATTAAAATAAGTCTCTCCTATTTGAAACACAATGTCCGGTTTTAATTTGTTATCCTGCAAAATTTCTAAAAGCTTATTTAATTCCGCCCTGCTTTCCTTATATTTTTCCTGCCTGAAATAACTCCACGCGATCCCGTAGAAGCTCGCGTCAACCAAAACATGTTTAGGCCATTTCTTAATAACATTTTCATAACGGCTGACTGCTTCATTATATTTTTTCTGGTTATATAAACTCTCCGCTGTCCAGAACTCGGCATCGGCGCTTAAATCCGGCGGAGGGACTTTGCCGGTAAGTTTATTAAAATATGATATTGCTTTTTCATAGTCCTTTAATTGAAAAAACGAGCGGCCTGTTTTTAAAATTGATTTGTCATTTAAATCCCCGCCCGCGTATTTGTCCTGAACGACCCTATACGCTTTTACAGCTTCATTATAGTCCCTGAACTGGTAATTATTTTCACCAAGCATAAACCATGAAGCCCCTGAGAATTCACTGTTTGGATAATTTTCGACAAGCTTTTTATACTGGGATATGCTTTTTTTATAATCGTTTAAGATATAATACGCGTAACCGGAAGCGGAAAGCGAATTTTCAACCCATTCGCTTTTGGGGTGTTTATTAATTACCTCAAGGTAGTAATTTACTGCCTGCGGGAAATCTTCCAGGTTATAATAAATACCCCCCGTCCAGAACAAAGCCGCCGGAACAAGTTCACTTTCCGGCCGTTCTTTGACCAGGTCCTTCCATATAGTTAAGGCCTCATTATATTTTTTTACTTTAAAATAAGTCCACCCTGTCCCGTATTTCGCTTTTTCGTAAAATGACCCGTTACTGAAGCGGCTTGTAATATTCTGGTATTTTTCTCTCGCTTTTTCATAATCCTTCATTAAATAATATGATTCTCCAAGCCAGAAATATGCCTGCTCTTCCATTGCTCCTTTTGGGTATTTAGTAATATATTTTTCAAATTCAAGCGCTGAATTTTTATAATCTCCCCCTTTAAATGAACTTTCCGCAAGGTAATACTGGGATGATTCGATTACTTCGCTTCCCGGGTATTTTGACATCACGGTTTTAAAAGAATCGGCGCTTTTCTGATATTCGCCCTTGTTGAGCCATATCCATCCAAGGGAATACTGCGTAAAAGCCGAATATTTGTCCTGCGGGTAAAGCTCCAGAAAGCGAAGGTAAGATTTTTCCGCTTCATCAAATTTCTTCTGCTGGAAAAGACATTCCCCTATCCAATACTGGGCCTGCGGGGCGGATGCGCTTTGAGGAAACTGCGTCATTACTTTTTGGAAATATATTTGCGCGTCAGGATAACGCTTCAGTCTGAAATGGCACTCCGCTATTCGAAAAACAAATTTATCAGCAATATTAGAATTAGGATAAATGCGGTACCCGTTTTCATATAATACAAGCGCCTCTTCATATTTTTCCATGTTAAACACATTTTCA is part of the bacterium genome and encodes:
- a CDS encoding tetratricopeptide repeat protein; the encoded protein is MKKKIVFLILVFLLIEISPCFSSEDENLYQNALDSFNNKLFDLSYNQFKRYLSSFPEGKMADSAQYYMAENVFNMEKYEEALVLYENGYRIYPNSNIADKFVFRIAECHFRLKRYPDAQIYFQKVMTQFPQSASAPQAQYWIGECLFQQKKFDEAEKSYLRFLELYPQDKYSAFTQYSLGWIWLNKGEYQKSADSFKTVMSKYPGSEVIESSQYYLAESSFKGGDYKNSALEFEKYITKYPKGAMEEQAYFWLGESYYLMKDYEKAREKYQNITSRFSNGSFYEKAKYGTGWTYFKVKKYNEALTIWKDLVKERPESELVPAALFWTGGIYYNLEDFPQAVNYYLEVINKHPKSEWVENSLSASGYAYYILNDYKKSISQYKKLVENYPNSEFSGASWFMLGENNYQFRDYNEAVKAYRVVQDKYAGGDLNDKSILKTGRSFFQLKDYEKAISYFNKLTGKVPPPDLSADAEFWTAESLYNQKKYNEAVSRYENVIKKWPKHVLVDASFYGIAWSYFRQEKYKESRAELNKLLEILQDNKLKPDIVFQIGETYFNEKNFAKAVQFYEQIIKEFPKSVLKDKALYQLGTVSFIQDRFTDAINIWRRINNEPWKENSQFWIGWGYFRKEIYLQAVNEWQVLIKRYPKSSFVPEAYYRIGDCFYNLKDYKKALESYNKVVAAYPESDFADDALYAQIWVYYQLEQTGKMINLADSFAKKYPRSQFLPEIKFKLGEYFYNQKKYQKAIEMWESILENFPEHNLKVNAMFWIGNSYYSINQLSNALKIFGKIVTDYPESEFSSESQYKIGVTLQSTGKLKEARDAYLVLIEKYPKSQLVDNVFFNLGLIYEELREWKMAHIYFQKYTSSKTSVLENRYKSFIHEALIYHEENNDRAAFDHLDQVIKKAKGDVLYEAMFRKAELYEFSRRKNDALSLYRAIVKESPKSQWAEQSREKLETLVKQENAEKKQN